In Ruminococcaceae bacterium R-25, one genomic interval encodes:
- a CDS encoding [SSU ribosomal protein S18P]-alanine acetyltransferase — protein sequence MTDLVIRQGTLSDIPAIMDLEQGSIEHPWERKAIETLITDNNKTCLVAELDGKVVSYVGAESVLDESNVGNIVTRKDYRGKGVATVLFEALLTELRTQGIKKLFLEVEHDNTPAIRLYEKLGFSNYGCRRDYYGQGKDAVLMSKEL from the coding sequence ATGACTGATCTTGTTATCAGGCAGGGCACTCTTTCCGACATTCCCGCGATAATGGACCTGGAACAGGGATCTATTGAGCATCCCTGGGAGAGAAAAGCAATTGAGACTCTCATTACGGACAATAACAAGACATGCCTTGTCGCCGAACTTGACGGCAAAGTAGTTTCTTATGTAGGCGCGGAATCGGTACTCGATGAATCCAATGTCGGCAATATCGTTACCCGTAAAGATTACAGGGGCAAAGGAGTTGCGACCGTGCTCTTTGAGGCTCTTTTAACCGAGCTTAGGACACAGGGAATCAAGAAACTCTTCCTGGAAGTTGAGCACGACAACACTCCTGCCATCAGACTTTATGAGAAACTCGGCTTCTCAAATTACGGGTGCAGACGCGATTATTACGGTCAGGGTAAGGACGCTGTCCTGATGAGCAAAGAACTTTGA
- a CDS encoding excinuclease ABC subunit C has protein sequence MPAGKFDARLDTVPLSPGVYLMKDSSGCVIYVGKAKKLRNRLKSYFGGGVISSPKVRAMVSHVADFEYTVVGSEPEALLLENNLIKRYQPKYNILLRDDKGYPYICVTLNEAYPRVFKAFRPDPDARKNGAKYYGPYMGSDCFEVLNAINDIFPLKRCKKVFPRDIGKERPCLNYHIGKCMAPCLGTVKQEDYRAMVDQIVQFFEGKYDGIEKDIKAQMENCSANLEFEKAGALRDRLYALKAIRQNQRVYLDIERDVDAIGLYSDCGETCVRKLELRQGRIVGSSTYFFTGEDDEKEDILKNFIMQYYEDAPFIPPLILVPFKMEEEDLEVIEKTLTEKLGKNCRLHVAERGELRELSDLAKNNAREMMVRRILRGGSANADPSVPLRYLEELLGAPENSISRAESFDISNLGNDDICAGMVVFKDGKADKPSYRLFKMKRVETQDDYMSMRETLERRFSHNEDDGFKYPDIILVDGGKGQLEAVASVVRSMKGTENIYLAGMVKNDRHKTSGIVFEDGREIRLEGRTLTDSEMGLLRFLTTVQNEVHRFAISYQHKLAGKRNIKYKLENIEGIGPSKRKNLLAHFGTIKAVENASVEELEEAKGISEKDANAIYNYFH, from the coding sequence ATGCCCGCCGGTAAATTCGACGCTAGGCTGGACACAGTCCCTTTAAGCCCCGGAGTGTACCTTATGAAGGACTCTTCGGGCTGTGTTATTTATGTAGGGAAAGCAAAGAAACTCCGTAACAGACTGAAGAGTTATTTCGGAGGCGGAGTTATCTCTTCGCCCAAAGTCCGCGCGATGGTATCCCATGTTGCTGACTTTGAATATACGGTCGTAGGTTCCGAACCTGAAGCGCTCCTGCTCGAAAACAATCTCATCAAAAGATACCAACCAAAATACAATATCCTGCTCCGTGACGACAAAGGATATCCTTATATCTGTGTCACTCTGAACGAAGCATACCCCAGAGTATTCAAGGCTTTCAGACCTGATCCGGATGCCAGAAAAAACGGTGCGAAATACTACGGACCTTACATGGGTTCCGACTGCTTCGAAGTTCTTAATGCGATCAATGACATCTTCCCTTTAAAGCGCTGCAAGAAAGTTTTCCCCAGAGATATCGGCAAGGAAAGACCCTGCCTTAATTACCATATCGGCAAGTGTATGGCACCCTGTCTGGGCACGGTAAAACAGGAAGATTACAGGGCGATGGTAGACCAGATCGTCCAGTTTTTCGAAGGTAAATATGACGGCATCGAAAAGGATATCAAAGCCCAGATGGAAAACTGTTCTGCCAACCTCGAATTCGAGAAAGCGGGCGCCTTAAGAGACAGGCTATACGCACTTAAAGCCATCCGCCAAAACCAGCGTGTTTACCTTGATATCGAGCGCGACGTCGATGCTATCGGACTTTATTCCGACTGCGGTGAGACGTGTGTTCGTAAGCTTGAATTAAGACAGGGCCGAATCGTCGGCTCATCCACATATTTCTTCACCGGCGAAGACGACGAGAAGGAAGACATCCTGAAGAATTTCATAATGCAGTACTACGAGGACGCGCCGTTCATTCCGCCGCTCATTCTCGTTCCGTTCAAGATGGAAGAGGAAGACCTCGAAGTGATCGAGAAGACCCTCACCGAGAAGCTCGGCAAGAACTGCAGGCTCCATGTCGCAGAGCGCGGCGAGCTCCGTGAATTATCCGACCTCGCGAAGAATAACGCGCGTGAGATGATGGTCAGAAGAATCTTGAGAGGCGGCAGCGCAAATGCCGATCCGTCGGTGCCTTTAAGGTATCTCGAAGAGCTTTTGGGCGCGCCTGAAAACTCGATTTCCAGAGCAGAATCTTTCGATATCTCGAACCTCGGAAATGACGATATCTGCGCCGGCATGGTCGTGTTTAAGGACGGCAAGGCAGACAAGCCGTCTTACAGATTATTCAAGATGAAGAGGGTTGAGACACAGGACGATTATATGTCTATGAGAGAGACCCTGGAAAGAAGATTTTCACATAACGAAGACGACGGATTTAAGTATCCTGACATCATCCTTGTTGACGGCGGAAAAGGCCAGTTAGAAGCGGTCGCATCAGTCGTCAGATCGATGAAGGGAACAGAGAATATATATCTTGCCGGAATGGTCAAGAATGACCGCCATAAGACTTCGGGAATCGTTTTCGAAGACGGCCGCGAGATAAGGCTTGAAGGAAGGACCTTAACCGACAGCGAGATGGGTCTTCTCAGGTTCCTTACGACTGTCCAGAACGAAGTCCACAGATTTGCGATCTCATACCAGCATAAGCTTGCCGGCAAGCGCAACATAAAATACAAGCTCGAAAATATTGAAGGTATCGGCCCTTCCAAGCGAAAGAATCTGCTCGCGCATTTTGGTACAATAAAGGCCGTGGAAAATGCTTCCGTGGAGGAGCTCGAAGAAGCGAAAGGCATCTCCGAGAAGGACGCCAACGCAATCTACAACTATTTCCACTAG
- a CDS encoding phosphocarrier protein, with translation MTKEKIVFDCEDALQMKAVAVMIQKASQYHSTIYIVRSGRRANAKSLLGVMSLGIENGAEIEIEANGDDEKEACEALISHLKNPKIAV, from the coding sequence ATGACTAAAGAAAAGATCGTATTTGATTGTGAAGATGCTTTGCAGATGAAGGCCGTTGCGGTCATGATCCAGAAAGCTTCCCAGTATCACAGCACAATCTATATCGTTCGCAGCGGCAGAAGAGCTAATGCGAAGAGCCTTTTAGGTGTTATGTCCCTCGGAATCGAGAACGGCGCCGAGATCGAGATCGAAGCTAACGGCGACGATGAGAAGGAAGCTTGCGAAGCTCTCATCTCCCATCTCAAGAATCCTAAGATCGCTGTGTAA